GACTTAAAGATACCAGAGCCAACAAATACTCCATCAGCGCCTAACTCCATCATCAATGCAGCATCAGCTGGAGTTGCCACTCCGCCTGCTGCAAAGTTTACGACTGGGAGACGACCTTCTTCGCGGATTTGCAATAATAACTCATATGGTGCACCGATATTTTTTGCAAATGTCATCACTTCATCCTTCGACATTGCTGACAATTGACGGATTTCGGATTGAATTTGGCGCATATGACGAACTGCTTCGACAATATTACCTGTCCCTGGTTCACCCTTTGTCCGCAACATGGAAGCACCTTCACCAATACGGCGAGCAGCTTCACCCAGATTACGACATCCACAAACAAATGGAACCGTATATTCTGCTTTATTTAAATGAAATACATCATCAGCTGGTGTCAGTACTTCACTTTCATCAATATAATCAACGCCCATTGCTTCTAGTACTCGTGCTTCAACAATGTGACCAATACGCGCCTTTGCCATAACGGGAATCGACACTGCATTCATTACTTGTTCTGTGATTCCAGGCTCAGCCATACGAGCTACTCCCCCAGCAGCACGAATATCAGAAGGAACACGTTCCAATGCCATTACTGCTACTGCACCTGCTTCTTCTGCAATTTTTGCCTGTTCGGCGTTCACAACATCCATGATTACGCCGCCTTTTTGCATTTCTGCCATTCCACGTTTAACACGTTCTGTTCCTGTATTTGTCATTGTAAGTCCTCCCGTATTCTGAATCTTTACCCTTATTTATTATACTACTTAGAACCAGCCTTTTACAGTATCAACGATTGTAGAAAATAAATTACTGAAAAAATCACCAATTGATCCTAAGATCAACATGAACCAATTATCTTTTTCGACTGAGTCCTGTGCCACAATATCTATTGTTTTATTAGCTTCCGCATCAAAAATATAACCATAGTCATTTTCGCCGGCAAAAATAACCTCTGCCGTACCAACCTTTTCACCTTTTTCAATTGGTGCAGCTAATTCGCCAGCCTTGTTAAGTTTCTTTTTGTCCAGTGTATATTTAATGGTATATTTGTCTTCCTGCCCTTTTTGAACAGGTATTTTGATCGCTTTGTTCGTAGCGATTTCAACATTATCCTTTTTTCCATCGGCAACAGGAAGCTTTGCTTGTCCATCTAACTGATATCCTTTTGGAAATAATTCTTTTGTTTCAAAACTTGAAAAGCCAAAATCAAGTAGTTTAGCAGTTTGTTCAAATCGTTCTGCCTTACTATCCGTTTTCATCACTACGGAAATTAGTCGCTGACCATTACGTTCAGCTGTACCAGTAAAACAATAGCCGGCTATATCGGTGTGACCTGTTTTCAGTCCATCCACACCTTTATAGTGGAATTGCTTTAAAAATGTTGCCTTATGTGGCAGCATCCAGTTTAGGTTTTCAACATCTTTATATTCCCCAATATCTACTGATAGCTCACTTGAAACTTTTAATGCCTCTGGATGTTCATTAATTAAATTATACGCGAGTAACGCTGCCGATCTAGCTGAAAGTAAATTATTTGCTTTCGGATCTGTTCCCTTAGGAGCGTATTCACCAAGTAATGAATTAGG
This Virgibacillus phasianinus DNA region includes the following protein-coding sequences:
- the pdxS gene encoding pyridoxal 5'-phosphate synthase lyase subunit PdxS → MTNTGTERVKRGMAEMQKGGVIMDVVNAEQAKIAEEAGAVAVMALERVPSDIRAAGGVARMAEPGITEQVMNAVSIPVMAKARIGHIVEARVLEAMGVDYIDESEVLTPADDVFHLNKAEYTVPFVCGCRNLGEAARRIGEGASMLRTKGEPGTGNIVEAVRHMRQIQSEIRQLSAMSKDEVMTFAKNIGAPYELLLQIREEGRLPVVNFAAGGVATPADAALMMELGADGVFVGSGIFKSDNPAKFAKAIVEATTHYTDYKLIGELSKGLGTAMKGIEMSTLSGSDRMQDRSE
- a CDS encoding serine hydrolase → MRHNVKRNLSLLLISVVMMATVLIQPMATHAAESVDLKADSAILVDAETGKILYAKEADMALPPASMTKMMTEYLVWEAIESGQISWDTTTKISDYAYSISANPNLSGIGLRQDKEYTVKELYRGMAIISDNGRTIALAELIAGSETDFVKLMNKTAEKMGLPDYKFVNSTGLPNSLLGEYAPKGTDPKANNLLSARSAALLAYNLINEHPEALKVSSELSVDIGEYKDVENLNWMLPHKATFLKQFHYKGVDGLKTGHTDIAGYCFTGTAERNGQRLISVVMKTDSKAERFEQTAKLLDFGFSSFETKELFPKGYQLDGQAKLPVADGKKDNVEIATNKAIKIPVQKGQEDKYTIKYTLDKKKLNKAGELAAPIEKGEKVGTAEVIFAGENDYGYIFDAEANKTIDIVAQDSVEKDNWFMLILGSIGDFFSNLFSTIVDTVKGWF